The Misgurnus anguillicaudatus chromosome 21, ASM2758022v2, whole genome shotgun sequence genome includes a window with the following:
- the uacab gene encoding uveal autoantigen with coiled-coil domains and ankyrin repeats protein: protein MKSLKYRLKKHEVTITNTDWNKYDDRLMKAVERREVDKVAAVLGKKGIIPTKLDVEGRSAFHLAATRGHLDCLNLILNHGVDVTATDATGKNALHLSARNGQSLCVQKLLQHNCPVGNVDLQGRTALHDAVMAGCSSSVKLLCDSGASVNASDFDGRTPLVLATQMCHPHICQLLIERGSDITVKDKQNKSALILGCEYGCKDAVEVLLKNGADVTAVDCFNHDSYHYARLSKNQELVSLVRSYLDTANKAKEAAKKDQRQRQLSAVEMVSQSSNQEKLIQDLEKQNESQQETLKKFHQEQRTLLDKVSKLQRQLSQEKTTVEGISKEKEQLKLLLSSKEKEEGAKATDTVRVQQRSHLGDYPGQSVIKGKEHLLLQKSYSLDSAQIVPPVQSRSVTRPLELSQPVADDPETLRQELECVRRQQEAAQKEVARLQKTLSNKSKECEELTKKCETIKRESDQQVHELEEAMGDVQKRMLDSEGKMKQLQAHVVAVKEHLNNQAVDDLKAQLNEVKAKYEGASSEVGKVRNHLKQSEKALEEYKKSEGLLAVEVERLTAELSALKQEHKDKEETRLKMESQVKTAEARLTSMVPGEKFDNMKNLLTNAVDEKELQLAELREDYDRVLEEVAELHRAMDDRKTVPLQEHERVCASLEEQSSALKNKLADVTAKCQSLICELEESEDERELLREELQVLSDNLKTKFVTLENHEEVKRSMGLAVEELQVRLTEEMEKNKRADEQLRRLQEEKSSLCKDVSNLRSTHIPCEQYESEMAALLARNAELESELKSICDQYQEKENELEIVVAENASLKESFDLEFVTKGEYERVQAELRESLEKAKIETAKLEKDCRARDEEMQKVREGNAKLKKEFENVQAKLEKDYISLVEHEVFKSKMNDALSEAESRAKDSYSKYQSSQESASKLQEELEAQKKELDTIQEAFKSKFVPLAALEEKEMNYNITLKDVNDKLATMQEMYNNEKTKGEFQVQEIEKLSNEMATLQQTLQTGLVSNEKFKEAEDRYKGQVEELSLKLVELEQQYKEVTIQRAELEEQNSLCNMEISSLQNRLNSEYIHLEQFEAMQSSLTKSLQEAQQECERLSESRRLEVQRVQELEQQLQSHSRDDGLKAQYIQAKEALELEVNELRLALREEEETSAQRAEDVATLQTELLRATQALNDLRSHEEQVTELRAEKHRLEEEVRELGDRLSGLDEQYEDLYRQTTQAREGEERARAETEALQVKSASIEKEIRDLKERYEESLGTIGELQKRIQMSSEQTELKDKRITELLTDVERLKQALNGLSQLAYAGNTPNKRQTQHIDTLQAQVKSLQQQLADAERQHREVVSIYRTHLLSAAQGHMDEDVQAALLQIIRMRQGFVC from the exons CACAATTGCCCAGTGGGAAATGTGGATCTGCAGGGAAGAACAGCTCTGCATGATGCTG TTATGGCCGGATGTTCCTCCAGTGTTAAGCTGCTCTGTGATAGTGGGGCATCAGTTAATGCCAGTGACTTT GATGGTCGAACCCCATTGGTGCTTGCCACTCAAATGTGCCATCCACACATCTGTCAGTTGCTGATAGAGCGAGGAAGTGACATCACAGTTAAAGACAAACAGAATAA GTCGGCACTGATTTTGGGTTGTGAGTATGGTTGTAAGGATGCTGTGGAAGTTTTGTTGAAAAATGGTGCTGATGTCACTGCTGTGGACTGTTTCAACCATGACAGTTATCATTATGCACGACTCAGCAAAAACCAGGAGCTTGTCTCTCTTGTCAGGAGTTACCTGGACACTGCCAATAAAG CAAAAGAGGCTGCCAAGAAGGACCAGAGACAGAGACAG TTGTCAGCTGTGGAGATGGTCTCTCAATCGTCTAACCAAGAAAAGCTCATTCAG GACCTGGAGAAGCAGAATGAGAGTCAGCAGGAGACCCTAAAGAAGTTCCATCAGGAGCAGAGAACACTGCTAGATAAAGTTAGCAAGCTTCAGCGGCAGCTAAGCCAG GAAAAGACAACAGTGGAAGGCATTAGCAAAGAG AAGGAACAACTGAAGCTTCTACTCTCTTCCAAAGAGAAGGAGGAAGGAGCCAAAGCCACAGACACTGTAAGAGTCCAGCAGCGGAGCCATTTG GGGGATTACCCTGGACAGTCCGTGATCAAAG GAAAAGAACATTTACTCCTTCAAAAGTCATACAGTTTGGACTCCGCTCAG ATCGTGCCTCCAGTACAGTCTCGATCTGTAACTCGACCCTTGGAGCTGTCTCAACCAGTAGCCGACGACCCAGAGACGTTACGTCAAGAGCTTGAATGTGTTCGCAGACAGCAAGAGGCTGCACAGAAGGAGGTGGCCCGCCTCCAGAAGACTCTATCAAACAAGTCAAAGGAGTGCGAGGAACTGACGAAGAAGTGCGAGACCATCAAGCGCGAGTCAGACCAGCAGGTGCATGAATTGGAGGAAGCAATGGGAGATGTGCAGAAAAGAATGTTGGACTCAGAGGGAAAGATGAAGCAGCTTCAAGCTCATGTGGTGGCAGTAAAGGAGCATCTTAATAATCAAGCTGTCGATGACCTCAAAGCACAGCTCAATGAGGTCAAGGCGAAGTATGAGGGAGCTTCCTCTGAGGTAGGAAAGGTCAGGAACCATCTAAAGCAGAGTGAGAAAGCCTTGGAGGAGTATAAGAAAAGTGAAGGGCTATTGGCCGTGGAGGTTGAGAGGCTAACTGCAGAGCTAAGTGCACTGAAACAGGAGCATAAGGACAAGGAAGAGACTCGACTAAAAATGGAAAGTCAGGTGAAAACTGCAGAAGCCAGGCTGACCTCAATGGTTCCAGGAGAAAAGTTTGACAACATGAAGAACCTTCTCACTAATGCGGTGGATGAGAAGGAGCTGCAGTTGGCAGAGTTGAGGGAAGATTATGACCGTGTACTGGAAGAAGTGGCAGAGCTCCACCGCGCAATGGACGACCGGAAAACTGTCCCCCTGCAAGAGCATGAACGAGTCTGCGCTTCTCTGGAGGAGCAAAGCTCAGCCCTGAAGAACAAACTTGCTGATGTCACTGCAAAGTGTCAGTCATTAATCTGTGAGTTGGAGGAAAGCGAGGATGAGCGAGAGCTGCTGAGAGAGGAGCTGCAGGTTCTCAGTGACAATCTGAAGACCAAGTTTGTGACCTTGGAAAACCATGAGGAGGTAAAGAGGTCGATGGGTCTGGCTGTGGAGGAGTTGCAGGTCAGGTTGACGGAAGAGATGGAGAAGAACAAACGAGCAGATGAGCAACTGCGGCGGCTGCAGGAGGAGAAGTCGTCTCTCTGCAAGGACGTTTCCAACCTGAGAAGCACGCACATCCCCTGTGAACAGTATGAGAGTGAGATGGCTGCACTTTTGGCACGTAACGCAGAACTGGAGAGTGAATTAAAGAGCATTTGTGATCAATACCAGGAGAAAGAAAATGAACTTGAGATTGTGGTGGCTGAAAATGCATCATTGAAGGAAAGCTTTGACTTGGAGTTTGTCACAAAGGGCGAATATGAGAGAGTCCAGGCAGAGTTGAGGGAATCGTTGGAGAAAGCAAAGATCGAAACTGCAAAGTTAGAGAAAGATTGTAGAGCTCGAGATGAGGAGATGCAGAAGGTGAGAGAAGGAAACGCTAAGTTGAAAAAGGAGTTTGAGAATGTGCAAGCAAAGCTAGAAAAAGACTATATCAGCCTTGTGGAACATGAGGTATTCAAAAGCAAAATGAACGATGCTTTATCGGAAGCAGAGAGTAGAGCTAAAGATTCCTACTCAAAATACCAATCTTCCCAAGAGAGTGCCTCAAAGCTCCAAGAGGAACTGGAAGCGCAAAAGAAAGAGTTGGATACTATTCAAGAGGCTTTTAAGTCGAAGTTTGTGCCGTTGGCTGCACTAGAGGAAAAAGAGATGAACTATAACATCACTTTGAAGGACGTGAACGATAAACTTGCTACAATGCAGGAGATGTACAACAATGAAAAGACCAAAGGGGAATTTCAGGTGCAAGAGATTGAGAAATTGAGTAATGAGATGGCGACTCTGCAGCAGACACTTCAAACAGGACTTGTGTCCAATGAGAAGTTCAAAGAAGCAGAGGATCGATACAAGGGCCAGGTGGAGGAGCTTAGTTTGAAGTTGGTGGAATTGGAGCAGCAATATAAAGAGGTTACAATCCAGCGAGCAGAGCTAGAAGAACAAAATTCTTTGTGCAACATGGAGATCTCCAGCCTCCAGAACAGACTAAACAGTGAATATATCCATCTGGAGCAGTTTGAGGCTATGCAGAGCTCTCTGACCAAGAGCCTGCAGGAGGCACAACAGGagtgtgagcgcttaagtgaATCTCGCAGACTGGAAGTCCAGCGTGTTCAAGAGCTAGAACAGCAGCTCCAGagtcacagccgtgatgatggCCTAAAGGCCCAATACATCCAAGCTAAGGAGGCTCTGGAGCTCGAAGTCAATGAGCTTCGCTTAGCATTGCGGGAAGAGGAGGAAACCAGTGCGCAGAGGGCTGAGGACGTAGCCACTTTGCAAACTGAGCTCCTTAGAGCCACGCAGGCCCTGAATGACCTCCGCAGCCACGAAGAACAGGTGACCGAGCTCAGAGCTGAAAAGCACAGGCTTGAAGAAGAGGTTCGTGAACTTGGCGATAGGCTTTCAGGGCTGGATGAGCAGTACGAAGATCTGTACAGGCAAACGACCCAGGCCAGAGAAGGTGAGGAGAGAGCGAGAGCAGAAACCGAGGCCTTGCAGGTAAAGAGCGCCTCCATTGAGAAGGAAATCAGAGATCTGAAGGAGCGCTATGAAGAATCACTGGGAACCATTGGAGAACTCCAAAAGAGGATTCAGATGTCCTCAGAGCAGACCGAGCTCAAAGACAAAAGG ATCACAGAGCTGTTGACGGATGTTGAAAGGCTGAAGCAGGCTCTGAATGGCTTATCCCAGCTGGCTTATGCTGGCAACACGCCCAACAAAAGACAGACCCAACACATCGACACACTCCAAGCCCAGGTCAAGAGCCTCCAGCAGCAGCTGGCT GATGCTGAGAGGCAACACAGAGAAGTGGTTTCAATTTATCGAACTCATCTTCTCAGTGCAGCGCAG GGTCACATGGACGAAGATGTCCAAGCTGCCTTACTGCAGATCATCCGAATGAGACAGGGATTTGTGTGTTGA